TGCGGCAACCGACTTCACAATCCCCACAACGGCAAATTTGGAGAGTGAGTAGGAATGGTGTGCAAGCCCACCCAAGATCCCGGTCACGCTAGCCGTGCAGAGTATACATCCTGTTTGGCGTGGGACCATGACGCGGGCCGCGTGTTTGATCCCCATGATCACACCACGAACATTGATGTTCATGACCCGGTCAAATTCTTCCATGTCAAGATCGACGATTCCGGAGATAACGGTACCTGAGATCCCGGCATTATTGTACATGACATCAAGGTGACCGTGTTTTGAGACAGCAACATCGACGGCGCCAGAGACGTCGGTTTCCTGGGTGACGTTGCAATGAACAAAGGTGGCATTTGGTCCAAGCTCCGTCGCTGTTTCCTCCCCAAGTTTTTGTTGGATGTCAGCGATGATGACTTTGGCACCATTGCGGATGAATTCCGTTGCTGTAGCTCTTCCGATTCCACTTGCCCCGCCGGTGATCAGCACCACCTTGCCAGCCAACCTATCGTGAGAAGCAAAAATGTGACAATATATACTCACTAATAGTGTACACGCTGGTCAATCTGAACCATCTGATTGCTCGTCCGCTTCTTGGACCACTTCTATAACTTGCGGTATCcgtaaaaaatggacggttagggaTCATGGATCAATGAGGACTGATTGTGCCTGAGCAAATTTATAGTTTATTGAGACTCCCCAGTTCTGTATATGttaatctagtgggccccaccatgtacgGGTGGCGTGAAAATCTCTCTGGTGCACTAGAAACAGACCGGTAAGAGAGTAATACAGCAATTGTTGGCGTTCAAcgaaaaaaaaactgaaagatcagatggttaggataatgttttttttttttggcttcatCTACCATCCaaggacccaccagatgaacaatctGGAATCTGGACCAATGAGAGACAAATGTCATCTCCATGGAGTGCTCATCCTATGAAAATAGGTAATTCGGGCCAACCACTGTCTGATCTGGGCCATGAATGAGGTGGGGCCCGCTCTGAACATGCCATGGTGGAAAAGTAGAGTGATCCacaaccaagtgggccacacgtaagCCTAAGAGTTACAGAAAAGACAGTGGTCCATTTTCAACAGACACATGGACCACATGACGAGTGAACCACGATAATTTTTGGACCAGGCATATTCACAGCAACCTGGATGACCCCCACCTTGAACATGTGCCACATGGGCCCACCTCTTAGGGTAGGCCTTATCCGATATAGGCCCATCAGATGAAAGGTCAAGATCCCATCTCTTTTCAAGTGTGGACTTAATTAGTTAGGTGTGCGGGCTTACCTGGAACCATAGGCTTTCTGATGAGATAAGCCATCATAGTATCTAAGCCATATTGCATGAGTGGGCCCGttgatcatcaaatgggcccacataAAAATTTTATGCAGATTTATGTGGAGTGACTGAAAAGATGAATTGCTGGACGTGTGCAAACGTGGCAGTCATGTACGAGAGCAGGACCAATCATTACGTGTGGCCCTACTGTAAACATGATCCGAACCATAACTCAGGTCaagtcactcatcaggtgggtcacatctcTGAGAAGAAAATTGATCGTCAGAAAGAAAATATGATtcaactcatttttgggcccagaTGTACAAGATCAGTTCCACCTAATAATTGGCTTGGATATTCTAATTCACATCTCTTAGCAGTTCCCGTGCATGAGTGAGAGGATCTAATTCACAGTACAGTCAGCTATTGCACACATGACATACACGCACCTCAACCCGAGCCATCCAGATCATGCGTCCCAACGTCGTCGGGGCTGCTTTTTTCCTCATAACCATCGGATTCATGGCCACTAAGTGGACGGTTATTTGGATATTGGAATCATCTAATTCGTCTGATGTTGGGGCTATAATTTGGAAGGTTTGTATCAAGTTACACGTATCCGTACGTAACTGTGAAGCGGCCATACATGTACACGAATAGACATACTCTGCCTAAAGTCGATGTTCTTCTGGTTTGGATTGCGGGTTCCATCCGTTCAAAGTGAGCAGCCCTCTCCGGGAGGAAGCTACGTGGGCCAACCAAGGGACGCGGAGTCGCGGATTGcatactctgtgggccccacaatgatgtatgtgttttatccacaccatctatttattttggatcattattttaaggcatgagacaaaaaatgagatagatccaactctcaggtgaaccacaccacaggaaaacagttttGATAGAAAgaccaccattaagaacttctcaAGGCCTACCGTAATTATTATTTGAAGTCACAAAGAACTCCACGAAGGCAAAGATAAATAttaagcttaatccaaagcttttgtagcacccaagaaatttttaatgattgctATTTAATAATCATTGTTTttgtggtacggtccacctgagattttgttctacctcatttttaacatATGCTCCAAAAATAAGCTGGCAGAGTGGGtgaactgcgtggataaaacaaatatgtCACTGTAAGGTCCACATAGCATCATCAGCAGTTAGTCCTGCAGTGTCTGTCTGTCAGGGTCCCTACGCATGGCTTAGTCATAAGACTTACAAGTGTTAAACAAAAAACCGACACCTCCAGCAGTGATGAAATGATCCAAAGCttaattagaccacaccacaagaaataatgtgaATTTAATGCCTACGTCGAAATTTTTGTGGGGTATGAAAGTTTTagataagctaatatttgtgttttcccttttgcCCAGGTCCATGTCACCTTAAGAACGGGTTGGGTGGggaataaacatcatcgtgggcctgAGTAGACTTTAAAGGGTGGGTGTCTTTGTCCCCATTGTTTCGCATGTGAAGTGGTCCACTCGTTGACTGAATCTGCCTAACTTTGGGttcatgcgctaaaatgagcCCGCAAAATATATAAACACTACagcacggtaggccccacagagtcggGTCATCAGGGATATCCCCGGAATCCGCTATGGGTCAACCCACCTCCGATCGATTTTGACTCGAGCTTTACGGTGGAGCCAGAGGAAGCAAGTGTGGTGGTACAGCACGTTAGCCACAGCATACGTGGAGGGGATAGCtaccaatcgggaccgtccatctagtgggccctatcatggatggaccaGCCATTCTTTACCATATTATGTCGGCCActaaccatttttttttcaacattcATTCTGAAAGCTGCTGATTAAATGGTTTGATTCAGACCACTAGATGGAAGGTCCCAATTGATGGACACTCCCCACCATATTTCCGGTTCTTGGCGAAAATCGAAGTGTGAATGCTACCTGGCAGACTCGGTCGAAAATCGCCTGATCGTATTCTCCACACACCATTCTTTCAAAGCCAGGTAACTTCTCCTGCAGAGAACACAGCTTAAATAATGATGATCCATGTCATAGGGGTGGTGCAATTTACTAAATGTCACCGGACGTGCACCGGATCAAAttcaaaagattaaaaaaaaaacccccaaaaatcTAAATCTTATATCTCCTTctaatgtttaaaaaaaaaaaaaacaaccatttattgtaaaaataaaataaaaattgaggggTAAAAACGTAATAACAGAAATGACAGACTAACCTGGATACAAGCCTCATCATATTCTGATGTAGAGATAGTACCCTTTTATTatcagaaaggaaaaagaaaaacagattttcttttcttttctttttctttcttctttttctctttatttcgttcttcttcttctttggtagAGGTGTTAGGCAAGAAACTGAAGTGCCGGAGAATCTTTTCTTTACCTGAAAAAGACCACAGATGCCCTTCTAAATTGGAGTTTTTTGAACTCATGTAGAGAGTTATGtaccatacacatgcacacatgattTGTAgacatgatattttttttttagctAAATGAAACCGtcaactggtggggcccactttagattaTGTTTGGATTGATCTATCTAGATAACAGATTAATTTACATAATCATGTTGAATGAGGACCATTGGTTTTTTTATGTTTCAACCATCCATTAAATGTATGTGATCGGGTGATTGAAACTATAAATTCCCAAATCTAAGAGGGTGTACGGTTTGGATGAGCTAATCTGATGTAAATATATGATGATTGGTTTGAGCACGAGTATGAGCCATTATGTCTCGCAGAGTACCAGAATTTCAAGTTAGATTATTGAGCTTTTTCCTACTGTATGACCCACTTATGGCCCATTCACCTTGCTAAGCCCACTTATTCTTAAATTCCAAGAATAAGTCCCTGCTGTACGGACAGCTTTTCACAagttgaaaatgcccctgctttatcaatttcactccattctatcccttacactcaaatacacGTCCGAACTCATCACTGTCAtccctattccttcttttcactcattttcttcattaaatatcCATAGAATCTCCATCCTattatcacattacatcttccatgttCCATTCTACTGAAGGCTACCTGCATTCGTTTTCTGAGAGGATGTGAATGCATTGATAAACGTGAAATCTTGTAGGCTTTTCTCCAAAGAACGTGTTTTACATCAAcgcactcttattcttttttcttgaatACAGATTTCACTGATACGGTGGCTGTGGGAGGTAAGAAATTCTTAAGAAATTACCTaaaagtttgtggtcaatttcactggtcaatttcatgcactgcTAAGTCATAGTCGGCGTGGTTATCCAATAAACTTTAAGAAGTTCACAGTCAATTTGATAAagtttcacgatcaatttcacttACTTCCCGGTCAATTTACTGAATTGATCAGTCAACTTCATGcagtacttggtcaatttcacttatTTTACAGTCAACTTCAAGAAGTGAATGGTCAATTTGACGATGTTTTGCGGTAAATGTAATgaatttctcggtcaatttcatgcacttctcGGTAAATTTCACACATTTATCCGTCATTTTCACTCAAATATGATCGACTCATCGGTCATTTCACTcaatttgcggtcaatttcactcacatcgcggtcaagttcactcactttgcggtcaatttcactcactttgcggtcattttcaatcagttcgcgCTCAAGTTcaatcactttgcggtcaatttcactaactTCGCAGTCATTTTCAATCAGTTTGCGcttaagttcactcactttgtggtcattttcaatcacttcagCACTAAGAAGTGAGTGATATTCATCGCAAAGTGAGTGAACCTACcctagaagtgagtgaaattcatcgcgaagtgagtgaacttgccctaaaagtgagtgaaattgaccgtgaagtgagtgaaaatcATCGCGAATTGTGTGACATACAGCCCTACAATTGAGAACTTTGAAAATTTGACCGATAAGTTGGTCATATTCAAGCTAGtacaatggtggatttcctactacTTGTTTAaatccaccttatacatgtgaatactaaATGAGTTATATTATTGTATTTGTTTTCAAAAAATGGCTTCGATAATCATcctatgctcatatggtggggagttagtaAGCGAAAACAATCGATACACGTACAAGGGTGGAGACTCGAAAACTACTGTTGTGGGCATTGATATCACATATGATGAGCTTCTATCGAAAATGTAAAGGATTGCGAAGATTAGACCTGAGGAT
This DNA window, taken from Magnolia sinica isolate HGM2019 chromosome 14, MsV1, whole genome shotgun sequence, encodes the following:
- the LOC131225534 gene encoding momilactone A synthase-like; translation: MMRLVSRRSYLALKEWCVENTIRRFSTESARLAGKVVLITGGASGIGRATATEFIRNGAKVIIADIQQKLGEETATELGPNATFVHCNVTQETDVSGAVDVAVSKHGHLDVMYNNAGISGTVISGIVDLDMEEFDRVMNINVRGVIMGIKHAARVMVPRQTGCILCTASVTGILGGLAHHSYSLSKFAVVGIVKSVAADLCKHGIRVNCISPPALPTPLAISGMLEFYPGLDVGRVKEIIYGSGQLKGAKCEVEDIAKAALYLASDDGKYVSGHNLVVDGGFTTYKSFPLPALDEVMK